One Rattus norvegicus strain BN/NHsdMcwi chromosome 20, GRCr8, whole genome shotgun sequence DNA segment encodes these proteins:
- the Npffr1 gene encoding neuropeptide FF receptor 1, translating into MEAEPSQPPNGSWPLGQNGSDVETSIATSLTFSSYYQHSSPVAAMFIAAYVLIFLLCMVGNTLVCFIVLKNRHMRTVTNMFILNLAVSDLLVGIFCMPTTLVDNLITGWPFDNATCKMSGLVQGMSVSASVFTLVAIAVERFRCIVHPFREKLTLRKALFTIAVIWALALLIMCPSAVTLTVTREEHHFMLDARNRSYPLYSCWEAWPEKGMRKVYTAVLFAHIYLVPLALIVVMYVRIARKLCQAPGPARDTEEAVAEGGRTSRRRARVVHMLVMVALFFTLSWLPLWVLLLLIDYGELSELQLHLLSVYAFPLAHWLAFFHSSANPIIYGYFNENFRRGFQAAFRAQLCWPPWAAHKQAYSERPNRLLRRRVVVDVQPSDSGLPSESGPSSGVPGPGRLPLRNGRVAHQDGPGEGPGCNHMPLTIPAWNI; encoded by the exons CGGAGCCCTCCCAGCCTCCCAACGGCAGCTGGCCCCTGGGTCAGAACGGGAGTGATGTGGAGACCAGCATAGCAACCAGCCTCACCTTCTCCTCCTACTACCAACACTCCTCTCCGGTGGCAGCCATGTTCATCGCGGCCTACGtgctcatcttcctcctctgcaTGGTGGGCAACACCCTGGTCTGCTTCATTGTGCTCAAGAACCGGCACATGCGCACTGTCACCAACATGTTTATCCTCAACCTGGCCGTCAGCGACCTGCTGGTGGGCATCTTCTGCATGCCCACAACCCTTGTGGACAACCTTATCACTG GTTGGCCTTTTGACAACGCCACATGCAAGATGAGCGGCTTGGTGCAGGGCATGTCCGTGTCTGCATCGGTTTTCACACTGGTGGCCATCGCTGTGGAAAG GTTCCGCTGCATCGTGCACCCTTTCCGCGAGAAGCTGACCCTTCGGAAGGCGCTGTTCACCATCGCGGTGATCTGGGCTCTGGCGCTGCTCATCATGTGTCCCTCGGCGGTCACTCTGACAGTCACCCGAGAGGAGCATCACTTCATGCTGGATGCTCGTAACCGCTCCTACCCGCTCTACTCGTGCTGGGAGGCCTGGCCCGAGAAGGGCATGCGCAAGGTCTACACCGCGGTGCTCTTCGCGCACATCTACCTGGTGCCGCTGGCGCTCATCGTAGTGATGTACGTGCGCATCGCGCGCAAGCTATGCCAGGCCCCCGGTCCTGCGCGCGACACGGAGGAGGCGGTGGCCGAGGGTGGCCGCACTTCGCGCCGTAGGGCCCGCGTGGTGCACATGCTGGTCATGGTGGCGCTCTTCTTCACGTTGTCCTGGCTGCCACTCtgggtgctgctgctgctcatCGACTATGGGGAGCTGAGCGAGCTGCAACTGCACCTGCTGTCGGTCTACGCCTTCCCCTTGGCACACTGGCTGGCCTTCTTCCACAGCAGCGCCAACCCCATCATCTACGGCTACTTCAACGAGAACTTCCGCCGCGGCTTCCAGGCTGCCTTCCGTGCACAGCTCTGCTGGCCTCCCTGGGCCGCCCACAAGCAAGCCTACTCGGAGCGGCCCAACCGCCTCCTGCGCAGGCGGGTGGTGGTGGACGTGCAACCCAGCGACTCCGGCCTGCCATCAGAGTCTGGCCCCAGCAGCGGGGTCCCAGGGCCTGGCCGGCTGCCACTGCGAAATGGGCGTGTGGCCCATCAGGATGGCCCGGGGGAAGGGCCAGGCTGCAACCACATGCCCCTCACCATCCCGGCCTGGAACATTTGA
- the Npffr1 gene encoding neuropeptide FF receptor 1 isoform X2, with protein sequence MEEKVNYGYVAENCQRQMYLGESRVAMIWNHVGRGGGEGRERNEGQQPRGCAKERFRCIVHPFREKLTLRKALFTIAVIWALALLIMCPSAVTLTVTREEHHFMLDARNRSYPLYSCWEAWPEKGMRKVYTAVLFAHIYLVPLALIVVMYVRIARKLCQAPGPARDTEEAVAEGGRTSRRRARVVHMLVMVALFFTLSWLPLWVLLLLIDYGELSELQLHLLSVYAFPLAHWLAFFHSSANPIIYGYFNENFRRGFQAAFRAQLCWPPWAAHKQAYSERPNRLLRRRVVVDVQPSDSGLPSESGPSSGVPGPGRLPLRNGRVAHQDGPGEGPGCNHMPLTIPAWNI encoded by the exons ATGGAGGAGAAGGTTAATTATGGATATGTGGCTGAGAACTGCCAGAGGCAGATgtatctgggagagtccagagtggccATGATCTGGAATcatgtggggagagggggaggggaagggagagagaggaacgAAGGACAACAGCCAAGAGGCTGTGCAAAAGAAAG GTTCCGCTGCATCGTGCACCCTTTCCGCGAGAAGCTGACCCTTCGGAAGGCGCTGTTCACCATCGCGGTGATCTGGGCTCTGGCGCTGCTCATCATGTGTCCCTCGGCGGTCACTCTGACAGTCACCCGAGAGGAGCATCACTTCATGCTGGATGCTCGTAACCGCTCCTACCCGCTCTACTCGTGCTGGGAGGCCTGGCCCGAGAAGGGCATGCGCAAGGTCTACACCGCGGTGCTCTTCGCGCACATCTACCTGGTGCCGCTGGCGCTCATCGTAGTGATGTACGTGCGCATCGCGCGCAAGCTATGCCAGGCCCCCGGTCCTGCGCGCGACACGGAGGAGGCGGTGGCCGAGGGTGGCCGCACTTCGCGCCGTAGGGCCCGCGTGGTGCACATGCTGGTCATGGTGGCGCTCTTCTTCACGTTGTCCTGGCTGCCACTCtgggtgctgctgctgctcatCGACTATGGGGAGCTGAGCGAGCTGCAACTGCACCTGCTGTCGGTCTACGCCTTCCCCTTGGCACACTGGCTGGCCTTCTTCCACAGCAGCGCCAACCCCATCATCTACGGCTACTTCAACGAGAACTTCCGCCGCGGCTTCCAGGCTGCCTTCCGTGCACAGCTCTGCTGGCCTCCCTGGGCCGCCCACAAGCAAGCCTACTCGGAGCGGCCCAACCGCCTCCTGCGCAGGCGGGTGGTGGTGGACGTGCAACCCAGCGACTCCGGCCTGCCATCAGAGTCTGGCCCCAGCAGCGGGGTCCCAGGGCCTGGCCGGCTGCCACTGCGAAATGGGCGTGTGGCCCATCAGGATGGCCCGGGGGAAGGGCCAGGCTGCAACCACATGCCCCTCACCATCCCGGCCTGGAACATTTGA
- the Npffr1 gene encoding neuropeptide FF receptor 1 isoform X1: MLGKQSELHHHPKVGFSVVKSQLTLLCIGPDSCAPFAPAEPSQPPNGSWPLGQNGSDVETSIATSLTFSSYYQHSSPVAAMFIAAYVLIFLLCMVGNTLVCFIVLKNRHMRTVTNMFILNLAVSDLLVGIFCMPTTLVDNLITGWPFDNATCKMSGLVQGMSVSASVFTLVAIAVERFRCIVHPFREKLTLRKALFTIAVIWALALLIMCPSAVTLTVTREEHHFMLDARNRSYPLYSCWEAWPEKGMRKVYTAVLFAHIYLVPLALIVVMYVRIARKLCQAPGPARDTEEAVAEGGRTSRRRARVVHMLVMVALFFTLSWLPLWVLLLLIDYGELSELQLHLLSVYAFPLAHWLAFFHSSANPIIYGYFNENFRRGFQAAFRAQLCWPPWAAHKQAYSERPNRLLRRRVVVDVQPSDSGLPSESGPSSGVPGPGRLPLRNGRVAHQDGPGEGPGCNHMPLTIPAWNI, from the exons ATGTTAGGCAAGCAGTCTGAGCTGCATCACCATCCAAAGGTTGGCTTTTCAGTGGTGAAAAGCCAATTAACTCTTCTTTGTATTGGTCCTGACTCTTGTGCTCCTTTCGCCCCAGCGGAGCCCTCCCAGCCTCCCAACGGCAGCTGGCCCCTGGGTCAGAACGGGAGTGATGTGGAGACCAGCATAGCAACCAGCCTCACCTTCTCCTCCTACTACCAACACTCCTCTCCGGTGGCAGCCATGTTCATCGCGGCCTACGtgctcatcttcctcctctgcaTGGTGGGCAACACCCTGGTCTGCTTCATTGTGCTCAAGAACCGGCACATGCGCACTGTCACCAACATGTTTATCCTCAACCTGGCCGTCAGCGACCTGCTGGTGGGCATCTTCTGCATGCCCACAACCCTTGTGGACAACCTTATCACTG GTTGGCCTTTTGACAACGCCACATGCAAGATGAGCGGCTTGGTGCAGGGCATGTCCGTGTCTGCATCGGTTTTCACACTGGTGGCCATCGCTGTGGAAAG GTTCCGCTGCATCGTGCACCCTTTCCGCGAGAAGCTGACCCTTCGGAAGGCGCTGTTCACCATCGCGGTGATCTGGGCTCTGGCGCTGCTCATCATGTGTCCCTCGGCGGTCACTCTGACAGTCACCCGAGAGGAGCATCACTTCATGCTGGATGCTCGTAACCGCTCCTACCCGCTCTACTCGTGCTGGGAGGCCTGGCCCGAGAAGGGCATGCGCAAGGTCTACACCGCGGTGCTCTTCGCGCACATCTACCTGGTGCCGCTGGCGCTCATCGTAGTGATGTACGTGCGCATCGCGCGCAAGCTATGCCAGGCCCCCGGTCCTGCGCGCGACACGGAGGAGGCGGTGGCCGAGGGTGGCCGCACTTCGCGCCGTAGGGCCCGCGTGGTGCACATGCTGGTCATGGTGGCGCTCTTCTTCACGTTGTCCTGGCTGCCACTCtgggtgctgctgctgctcatCGACTATGGGGAGCTGAGCGAGCTGCAACTGCACCTGCTGTCGGTCTACGCCTTCCCCTTGGCACACTGGCTGGCCTTCTTCCACAGCAGCGCCAACCCCATCATCTACGGCTACTTCAACGAGAACTTCCGCCGCGGCTTCCAGGCTGCCTTCCGTGCACAGCTCTGCTGGCCTCCCTGGGCCGCCCACAAGCAAGCCTACTCGGAGCGGCCCAACCGCCTCCTGCGCAGGCGGGTGGTGGTGGACGTGCAACCCAGCGACTCCGGCCTGCCATCAGAGTCTGGCCCCAGCAGCGGGGTCCCAGGGCCTGGCCGGCTGCCACTGCGAAATGGGCGTGTGGCCCATCAGGATGGCCCGGGGGAAGGGCCAGGCTGCAACCACATGCCCCTCACCATCCCGGCCTGGAACATTTGA